The genome window CCCGGGTGAAGAAGCCGACGATCGAGAAGAAGTCGCGCGGGAATTTGGCCCGAATCAGGGTCTCCATCGCCATCGCGACCTTCTTCGCCGCCGCGAACCGCCCCTCCCAACTCATCGACCACGACATGTCGAGACACAAGACCGTCGACGAGCTGCTGGCGTAGTCGTTTTCGTAAATCTCGAAGTCGTCGGGATCGAGTTCCAGCGGGACCCCGGCCTTACGCGCGAGCGCCTTCTTGAGGGTCGCGACCAGGTTGAGATTCAAGGGATCGCCGAATGAGTAGGGCTTGGTCTCCTCAGGACGCATTTCGCTGATGCCGCGGTGGTCGGTGAGGTGGCTGCCCGAGCGGTCCTTGAGCAGACTCTGGTAGATGTCCCGTAGAGCCAGCTGTCCGATTCGCCGCACGCCCTTGGGGGAGAGCTGGTAGTGTTCGCCCTTGGGCATGACGTAACCGGAGTTGGCGAGCAGTACCATTACCTGTTTGAGATTCTGGAAGTCACGCATCGCTTGCTGTCCCAGAATCTGCTGCAGGTCCTCCATCGAGATGGTGTCGAAGTTGCCGGCCATCAGGTCCTGCTCGAGCTGACGCATCTGCTCCATCTCGCGCATCAGATCGAGTGCCTCCGGATAGCCGAGGCTCTTCGGCCCGTGAAACATGTGCTGGTTGCGCTCGCGGAAATTCTCGAGGTCGCGGATATTCTCGTATTCGGATAGCAGTTCTTCGAAGTCGGCCTTGGCCTGCGCGTCTTCGAAATCGTAGCTCTCCAGCTTGCGAATCGCTTCGGAGAGCCGTCGCGGTACGTGGGACAGCTGGCGCTGCTTTTCCTCGATCCCGGGTTTCTGGCCCTTGAGCGAGTCCAGTGTTTCGCGTTCGCGGTCCAGAATGTCCTGGAGCTTTTGCTCCATCTCGGAGAGCGCGTTCTTCAGATTGAAGTCACGGTAGCGCTGGCGCATCTCCTGGCGGAGTTGCTCGATGAACTCCTCCAGTCCCATGACCTGCACGCCGTCGAAATCCATCCCCTGGCGCATCATCCAGTCCATCGCCTGGCGGACATCGTCGGTATAGGACATGTACTCGGCGAGCTTCTCGAACACCTTGTCGGCGTCGAGCTTGAGCTGCTGAGTACCGTCCCACTGGGTATAGCGAGTGGTGACCATCGCACGCCTCAGGCGTGATATGCGAAACGTCCGCCCTGGCGGTCTTTGTTGAGCTTTTGGTGTAGATGCAGGCCCTCGAAAATGAACTCGCTTGCGGCCGCCATCAGCCCGGGCGTTTCGAACGGACCCAGCATCGCGATGGCCTCGCGCAGACCTGCGACCTCGCGGAGCGGCTCGGTGTAGTCGGATGACGGCGCGCGGTCGGAAACCTCGACCCCCCATCCCTGCTCGAAATAGCTGATGACCTTCTTGAGATCGTCGAGTTTCAAATAGCGATCGAACACCTTGAGTACGGCCCGATTGATCAGTCGTTCGATGAGGTCGTCGTCCTTTTTGTCTTCGCCCACGTACTCGAGCTCGATTTTTCCGGCGGTTGAGGCGTACAGCGAGTGCAAGTCCGAAAGGCGCGGCACGATCTCATTTTCGTTATTGACGATCGCGCGCTTCTCCGCGTTGGAAATAAGCGACTCGAAATTGTTGATCGTCACGCGCACCGACACGCCGGAACTCTGATTGATCTCGTTGGAGCCGCGCGCCTCGAAGGTGATCTGCGCGACGATGTCCTTGAGGAACTGCGGAATCCGCACCTCCATGTCGTCGCGCGGAGGATGAACCGCTTCCTGCTCCATAATCGTGATCTCATCCTCGAGAGTCTTGGGGTAGTGGGTGCGAATCTGGATATCGAAACGGTCCTTGAGGGGCGTGATGATGCGCCCGCGCGAGGTGTAGTCTTCCGGGTTGGCGCTGGCGAGGAATACGAGGTCCACTGCCAGGCGAATCTTGTAGCCCTTTATCTGGACGTCTTTCTCTTCCATCAGGTTGAACAACCCCACCTGCACCTTTTCGGTGAGGTCGGGAAGTTCGTTGATGGCAAAAATCCCACGATTGGTTCGCGGGATCAGGCCGAAGTGGATGGTTTCCTCGTCGGCCAGGTAACGGCCCTCGGCAACCTTGATCGGATCGATCTCGCCAATCAGATCTGCGACTGAAACGTCCGGCGTCGCGAGCTTTTCCGCGTAGCGACGATCGCGATCGATCCAGGCAATCTCGAGCTCATCACCTTTCTCTGCCAAAAGCCGGCGGCATTGCCGGCAGATGGGCGCGTAGGGGTCATCGTTGATCTCGCAGCCCTTGATCGCGGGCACGACCTCGTCGAGCAGGTCCGCGAGCGCGCGGATGATGCGCGACTTGGCTTGGCCGCGCTCGCCCAGAAAGATCATGTGATGGCCGGCGAGGACCCC of Candidatus Binataceae bacterium contains these proteins:
- a CDS encoding VWA domain-containing protein translates to MVTTRYTQWDGTQQLKLDADKVFEKLAEYMSYTDDVRQAMDWMMRQGMDFDGVQVMGLEEFIEQLRQEMRQRYRDFNLKNALSEMEQKLQDILDRERETLDSLKGQKPGIEEKQRQLSHVPRRLSEAIRKLESYDFEDAQAKADFEELLSEYENIRDLENFRERNQHMFHGPKSLGYPEALDLMREMEQMRQLEQDLMAGNFDTISMEDLQQILGQQAMRDFQNLKQVMVLLANSGYVMPKGEHYQLSPKGVRRIGQLALRDIYQSLLKDRSGSHLTDHRGISEMRPEETKPYSFGDPLNLNLVATLKKALARKAGVPLELDPDDFEIYENDYASSSSTVLCLDMSWSMSWEGRFAAAKKVAMAMETLIRAKFPRDFFSIVGFFTRAVELKLKDLPEASWNMGDPFTNLQDGLRLASDLLGRHPSRNQHIIVITDGQPTAYFLNKRLYCEWPLSFGGISMRAAQETLKEVERITRKNITINTFMLDDSPSLRAFVEKMTQINHGRALYTRPDHLGEYMLVDYLSKKKKRG